A single Tenacibaculum sp. Bg11-29 DNA region contains:
- a CDS encoding DoxX family membrane protein, with product MKYILLILKILLAVFLIYGGFNHFYKPEFYNGFIPEFLPKLGVNYVSGIMEILLGIGLFIKGYQKKSAYGIFLLMILFMPIHIWDAFKEVPAIGSKTAAYIRIVVQILFIGWAYTIYKTTKHI from the coding sequence ATGAAATATATTTTACTAATTTTAAAAATACTATTAGCTGTTTTCTTAATTTATGGAGGATTCAATCATTTTTATAAACCTGAATTTTATAACGGGTTTATTCCTGAGTTTTTACCAAAACTTGGTGTAAACTATGTTTCGGGTATTATGGAAATTTTATTAGGTATTGGATTATTTATAAAAGGATATCAGAAAAAATCAGCTTATGGTATTTTCTTATTAATGATTCTTTTTATGCCTATTCATATCTGGGATGCTTTTAAAGAAGTACCTGCAATAGGTTCAAAAACTGCTGCATATATTAGAATCGTAGTTCAAATATTATTTATTGGATGGGCATATACTATCTATAAAACAACAAAACATATTTAA
- a CDS encoding M20/M25/M40 family metallo-hydrolase, with translation MKNISLLLISSLLIASCKPEHKEISKIASTFSVEEKIDSTQIKSLFNSALTKGKSYEWLRDLTANIGSRLSGSEGAAKSVVWSEKLMKSVGLDSVWLQPVMVPHWVRGEKEVANYNFNGQKVNVPVCAIGGSIATPTSGITAEVIEVKSIEEAKKIGDKANGKIIFFNGAFDNTLIQTFKAYGGCVGQRYAGASVVGKFGAKAVIVRSMTNGIDDYPHTGSMGYGDIPKSEYIPSAAISSRAAENLSKHLRENPTLKFYLKQSCETLPDAPSHNVIGEIKGSENPDKIMVIGGHLDSWDLGDGAHDDGTGIVQSLEVAYLLKKNNIKPKNTIRIVFFMNEENGLRGATEYARLAKLNNEIHISALESDAGGHTPRGFSIDANDKNRELLQSWKKLLAPYGLHDITKGGGGADIGPLKDDHVTLVGYRPDSQRYFDYHHAASDTFDKVNKRELELGSASMASIVYLMDKYLYNNETLKP, from the coding sequence ATGAAAAACATATCGCTACTTTTAATATCCAGTTTATTAATAGCATCTTGTAAACCGGAACACAAAGAAATATCAAAAATAGCATCTACTTTTTCTGTTGAAGAAAAAATAGATTCAACTCAAATAAAAAGTCTCTTCAATTCAGCCTTAACTAAAGGGAAATCGTATGAATGGTTACGCGATTTAACCGCTAATATTGGTAGTCGATTATCTGGTTCTGAAGGTGCTGCGAAATCTGTTGTTTGGAGTGAAAAATTAATGAAAAGTGTTGGGTTAGATTCTGTTTGGTTGCAACCTGTTATGGTTCCTCATTGGGTTCGTGGAGAAAAAGAAGTTGCTAATTATAATTTTAATGGGCAAAAAGTAAATGTACCTGTTTGTGCTATTGGAGGTTCTATTGCTACACCTACAAGCGGAATTACAGCAGAAGTAATTGAGGTGAAAAGTATAGAGGAAGCAAAAAAAATAGGAGATAAAGCAAACGGTAAAATTATTTTCTTTAATGGCGCTTTTGATAATACTTTAATTCAAACGTTTAAGGCTTATGGAGGTTGTGTTGGTCAACGATATGCAGGAGCATCCGTAGTTGGTAAATTTGGAGCTAAAGCAGTTATTGTTCGTTCAATGACTAATGGAATTGATGATTATCCGCATACAGGTTCTATGGGGTATGGAGATATTCCGAAATCAGAATATATTCCTTCTGCCGCAATTAGTTCGAGAGCAGCAGAGAATTTAAGTAAGCATTTAAGAGAGAATCCTACACTTAAATTTTACTTAAAACAAAGTTGTGAAACGTTACCAGATGCTCCTTCGCATAATGTAATTGGAGAAATTAAAGGAAGTGAAAATCCAGATAAAATTATGGTAATTGGAGGGCATTTAGATTCTTGGGATTTAGGAGATGGAGCTCATGATGACGGAACAGGAATTGTACAATCACTAGAAGTTGCTTACTTACTTAAAAAGAACAATATCAAACCAAAAAATACGATACGAATTGTATTCTTTATGAATGAAGAAAACGGTTTACGTGGAGCAACTGAATATGCGCGTTTAGCAAAATTAAATAACGAAATTCATATTAGTGCTTTAGAATCAGATGCAGGAGGGCATACTCCTAGAGGTTTCTCTATTGATGCTAATGATAAAAATAGAGAGTTATTACAAAGTTGGAAAAAATTATTAGCTCCTTATGGTTTACATGATATTACTAAAGGAGGCGGAGGTGCTGATATTGGACCGTTAAAAGACGATCATGTTACTTTAGTAGGATATCGCCCAGACTCTCAACGTTATTTTGATTATCATCATGCAGCTAGCGATACGTTTGATAAAGTTAATAAACGTGAATTAGAATTAGGAAGTGCTTCTATGGCAAGTATTGTGTATTTAATGGATAAATATTTATATAATAACGAAACGTTAAAACCATAA
- the mdh gene encoding malate dehydrogenase — translation MKVTVVGAGAVGASCAEYIAIKNFASEVVLVDIKEGFAEGKAMDLMQTASLNGFDTKITGTTGDYSKTAESDICIITSGIARKPGMSRDELLGINAGIVKTVASSLVAESPNTIIIVVSNPMDTMTYLVHKETGLPKNRIIGMGGALDSARFKYRLAEALGAPISDVDGMVIGGHSDKGMVPLTRLATRNSVPVSEFLSEERLAQVMQDTKVGGATLTGLLGTSAWYAPGAAVSGMVQAIACDTKKIFPCSTFLDGEYGLSDLCIGVPVVLGKNGIEKIVEINLSDAEKEHLVSSAEAVKNNNAALNL, via the coding sequence ATGAAAGTAACAGTTGTAGGAGCAGGTGCTGTAGGTGCAAGTTGTGCAGAGTATATTGCTATTAAAAATTTCGCGTCAGAAGTTGTATTGGTAGATATTAAAGAAGGTTTTGCTGAAGGTAAAGCAATGGATTTAATGCAAACAGCTTCTTTAAATGGTTTTGATACTAAAATTACCGGTACTACTGGTGATTATAGTAAAACGGCTGAATCTGATATTTGTATAATTACTTCTGGTATTGCTCGTAAACCAGGTATGTCTCGTGACGAGTTATTAGGGATAAATGCAGGTATCGTAAAAACTGTTGCTTCTAGTTTAGTAGCGGAATCACCTAATACAATCATTATTGTGGTTTCTAACCCAATGGATACAATGACTTATTTAGTTCATAAAGAAACTGGTTTACCTAAAAACAGAATTATAGGTATGGGAGGAGCTTTAGATTCTGCACGTTTTAAATATCGTTTAGCAGAAGCTTTAGGAGCACCTATTTCTGATGTAGACGGAATGGTAATTGGTGGTCACTCAGATAAAGGAATGGTGCCTTTAACACGTTTAGCTACTCGTAATTCTGTTCCTGTTTCAGAATTTTTATCAGAAGAAAGATTAGCACAAGTTATGCAAGACACTAAAGTTGGTGGAGCTACTTTAACTGGTTTGTTAGGTACTTCAGCTTGGTATGCTCCTGGAGCAGCCGTTTCTGGTATGGTACAAGCAATTGCTTGTGATACTAAGAAGATTTTCCCTTGTTCAACATTCTTAGATGGTGAATATGGTTTATCTGATTTATGTATTGGAGTTCCTGTTGTTTTAGGAAAAAACGGAATTGAAAAAATCGTTGAAATTAACTTGTCTGATGCTGAAAAAGAGCATTTAGTATCTTCTGCAGAAGCTGTTAAGAATAACAATGCTGCTTTAAATTTATAA
- a CDS encoding tetratricopeptide repeat protein: MKFICYKKSCYLLFLIAFSTTILAQKSAINSAVTSDLHKAVKLYNNKAYAAAQQLFVGVSREAEQHRTAKADADYYDAMCAIKLIQDDANEKVLNFVENYPYSNKKEKAFLNVGNYYFANRKAAHALRWYQKVNEKLLSQPERDELNYKMGYAMLVSNYLKEAKARFQTLLGNPIYGTDARYYFGFIAYKQENFGEAEDNLSQLANDATYQAKANYYILDISFKAGRFDKSVKIGEKLLEESKDEKEISQVSKIVGESYFNLKKYDQAIPYLKAYKGTKGKWTNTDYYYLGYAYYQQKEYELAIGNFNKIINGNNKVAQNAYYHLGECYLELKKKPEALNAFKNASEMDFDLKITESASLSYAKLSYEQGNPYESVPDVLKSFLTKYPNSPNAIEINNLLITSYLYQQDYQGALDYINSSKSLANEKLANEVSLYRGIQLFNESKLKKSKPYFTKATLAENSIISSKGAFWLAETEYLLGNYEAALTSFLKVTNKDIEEAKKLDYNIAYTYFKQKKYTNAAKYFKNFLNIGFDDNDLNDDASNRLGDSYYASKNYSEAISSYDKVIQEGGVGSDYAQYQTAMSNGFMGDNDKKIENLKNLITTYAGSQLEDDALFQLATTYTTLNNVSKAQKTYNSLLLKHSNSNYVPNVLLRQGLLYYINNDSKKALEKYKEVVTKHPNSKEARQAVTNVKNVYIDIGEVDEYAAWVKNVKFVNVTDAELDNATYQSAENKFLENNSTKAIVGFTKYLQTFPTGLNALKANFYLAESYNNTAQFKKAVFHYANVISQEKSEFSEESLNKLAKIYLEEENWKKGIVILEKLEKLANYPQNIIFAQSNLMKGYYNKKEYSKAISYAEKVLGTSKLDASIAEDAKVILARSAFKTNDFLNAEEFFNEVSKNATGELKAESLYYNAFFLNDHKDYEASNKAVQSLIANYSSYKYWGVKSYIIMAKNHYALKDAYQATYILENIVKNFTQYKDVIEEAKNELSTIKNKEAKTNKSVTTQN; encoded by the coding sequence ATGAAATTTATTTGTTACAAGAAGAGTTGTTATTTATTATTTTTAATTGCTTTTTCAACAACTATACTAGCACAAAAATCAGCAATTAACTCAGCCGTTACATCAGATTTACACAAAGCTGTAAAACTTTACAATAATAAAGCATATGCAGCAGCACAACAGTTATTTGTGGGTGTTTCTAGAGAAGCTGAACAGCATAGAACCGCCAAAGCGGATGCTGATTATTATGATGCTATGTGTGCTATAAAATTAATACAAGATGATGCAAATGAAAAAGTGTTAAATTTTGTCGAAAACTACCCATATAGTAATAAAAAGGAGAAAGCTTTTTTAAATGTAGGTAACTATTATTTTGCGAACAGAAAAGCGGCTCACGCGTTAAGATGGTATCAAAAAGTAAATGAAAAATTATTAAGTCAGCCAGAAAGAGATGAACTTAATTATAAAATGGGGTATGCTATGTTGGTTTCTAATTATTTAAAAGAAGCAAAAGCTCGTTTTCAAACTTTATTAGGAAACCCTATTTACGGTACAGACGCTCGTTATTATTTCGGTTTTATAGCGTATAAGCAAGAAAATTTTGGAGAGGCTGAAGATAATTTAAGTCAGTTAGCAAACGATGCAACTTACCAAGCAAAAGCAAATTATTATATTTTAGATATTAGTTTTAAAGCGGGACGTTTTGATAAGTCTGTAAAAATTGGAGAGAAACTTTTAGAAGAATCAAAAGACGAAAAAGAAATTTCTCAAGTTTCTAAAATAGTTGGAGAAAGTTATTTTAACCTTAAAAAATATGATCAGGCAATTCCATACTTGAAAGCATATAAAGGAACAAAGGGTAAATGGACAAATACTGACTACTATTATTTAGGATATGCTTATTATCAGCAAAAAGAATATGAATTAGCTATTGGTAATTTTAATAAAATTATAAATGGTAATAACAAAGTCGCACAAAACGCATATTATCACTTAGGAGAATGTTATTTAGAATTAAAGAAAAAACCTGAAGCTTTAAATGCATTTAAAAATGCTAGTGAAATGGATTTTGATTTAAAAATAACAGAGAGTGCTTCGTTAAGTTATGCTAAATTAAGTTACGAGCAAGGAAACCCATATGAAAGTGTTCCAGATGTATTAAAAAGTTTTTTAACTAAATACCCTAATTCACCAAATGCTATTGAAATAAATAATTTGTTAATTACTTCTTATTTATATCAACAAGATTATCAAGGGGCGTTAGATTATATAAATAGTTCGAAATCTTTAGCAAATGAAAAATTAGCAAATGAAGTTTCTTTATATAGAGGAATTCAATTATTTAATGAAAGTAAACTAAAAAAATCTAAACCATATTTTACAAAAGCTACTTTAGCAGAGAATTCAATTATTAGTAGTAAAGGTGCTTTTTGGTTGGCTGAAACAGAATATTTATTAGGTAATTATGAAGCTGCTTTAACTAGTTTTTTAAAGGTTACAAATAAAGATATTGAAGAAGCTAAAAAGTTAGATTATAATATAGCATACACTTATTTTAAACAAAAAAAATACACGAATGCTGCGAAATATTTTAAAAACTTCTTAAATATTGGGTTTGATGATAACGATTTAAATGATGATGCCTCAAATAGGTTGGGGGATTCTTATTATGCATCTAAAAATTACTCGGAGGCAATAAGTTCTTATGATAAGGTAATTCAAGAAGGCGGTGTAGGTTCAGATTATGCACAATATCAAACAGCAATGAGTAATGGGTTTATGGGAGATAATGATAAGAAAATTGAAAATTTAAAAAATCTTATTACCACATATGCAGGCTCTCAATTAGAAGATGACGCATTGTTTCAATTAGCAACAACATATACGACTTTAAATAACGTATCAAAGGCACAAAAAACATACAATAGCTTATTATTAAAACATTCAAATAGTAACTATGTTCCTAATGTGCTGTTAAGGCAAGGACTATTGTATTACATTAACAATGATAGTAAAAAGGCTTTAGAAAAATATAAAGAAGTTGTAACAAAACATCCAAACTCTAAAGAAGCTAGGCAAGCAGTTACCAATGTTAAAAATGTATATATTGATATTGGTGAAGTAGATGAATATGCGGCTTGGGTAAAAAATGTAAAGTTTGTAAATGTTACAGATGCTGAATTAGACAATGCAACATATCAATCTGCTGAAAATAAATTTTTAGAAAATAATAGCACTAAAGCAATAGTAGGGTTTACTAAGTATCTTCAAACATTTCCTACAGGACTAAATGCTTTAAAAGCTAATTTTTACTTAGCAGAATCATATAATAATACGGCTCAATTTAAGAAAGCAGTTTTTCATTATGCAAATGTAATTAGTCAAGAAAAAAGTGAGTTTTCAGAAGAATCATTAAATAAGCTGGCTAAAATATATTTAGAAGAAGAAAATTGGAAGAAAGGAATCGTAATCTTAGAAAAATTAGAAAAATTAGCTAATTATCCGCAGAACATTATTTTTGCACAAAGTAATTTAATGAAAGGCTATTATAATAAAAAAGAGTATTCAAAAGCAATTAGCTATGCCGAAAAAGTTTTAGGAACAAGCAAATTGGATGCGAGTATTGCTGAAGATGCAAAAGTAATTCTTGCACGTTCAGCATTTAAAACAAATGATTTTTTAAATGCTGAAGAGTTTTTTAATGAAGTTAGTAAAAATGCAACGGGAGAGTTAAAAGCCGAAAGTTTGTATTATAATGCTTTCTTTTTAAATGATCATAAAGATTATGAAGCATCTAATAAAGCGGTACAAAGTCTAATAGCAAATTACTCTTCATATAAATACTGGGGAGTTAAAAGTTATATTATAATGGCTAAGAATCATTATGCATTAAAAGATGCTTACCAAGCTACTTATATTTTAGAAAACATTGTTAAAAATTTTACACAGTATAAGGATGTAATAGAAGAAGCAAAAAATGAGCTTAGTACTATTAAAAATAAAGAAGCAAAAACAAACAAATCAGTAACTACACAAAACTAA
- a CDS encoding sodium:alanine symporter family protein, which produces MNQFLTFITLFSSSFFTIAQNKTQSLDQQIDQSFHNATSWFTDVILYQIPITENIAIPWVLIILVGGALYFTFYFKGINFNGFITAINVVRGKYDDIDKPENKTDISETIKVEGEGEVSHFQALTAALSATVGLGNIAGVAIALSIGGAGATFWMIVVGLLGMASKFVECTLGVKYREIEVDGTVFGGPMYYLKKGLKEVGYSKLGKSLSILFAIMCVGGSFGGGNMFQVNQAFKLFEYVTGGEQSFIYGKGWLFGLIMAIFAGIVIIGGIKKIAKVTDKIVPIMVVVYVLAVITILVMNYTQIPNAINQIIQGAFNPNGIAGGVIGVMIQGFRRGAFSNEAGIGSSSIAHAAVKTNYAASEGLVALLEPFIDTVVVCTMTALALVITGQITAGNQVSFEQGAILTSKALESGISWFPYVLTVAVILFAFSSMISWSYYGYQAWSYLFGREKRTGNVYKIIFCIFTIIGASATLNAVVNFSDAMVFAMMVPNMIGLVLLAPKVVKELNRYKNAIQNKL; this is translated from the coding sequence ATGAATCAATTTCTTACGTTCATTACTTTATTTAGCAGCTCTTTTTTTACCATTGCTCAAAATAAAACTCAATCTTTAGATCAACAAATCGATCAATCATTTCATAATGCTACAAGTTGGTTTACAGATGTTATATTATATCAAATACCAATAACTGAAAATATAGCTATTCCGTGGGTATTAATAATTTTAGTAGGCGGAGCTCTTTATTTTACTTTCTATTTTAAAGGAATTAATTTTAATGGTTTTATAACTGCAATTAATGTAGTTAGAGGTAAGTATGATGATATAGATAAGCCTGAAAATAAAACAGATATTTCAGAAACGATAAAAGTAGAAGGTGAAGGAGAGGTTTCGCATTTTCAAGCTTTAACAGCAGCTCTATCGGCAACTGTAGGTTTAGGTAATATTGCAGGCGTTGCTATAGCGTTATCTATTGGAGGAGCTGGAGCAACTTTTTGGATGATTGTTGTTGGTTTGTTAGGTATGGCTTCAAAGTTTGTCGAATGTACTTTGGGAGTAAAATATCGAGAAATAGAAGTTGATGGGACTGTGTTTGGAGGTCCGATGTATTACTTAAAAAAAGGATTAAAAGAAGTAGGATACAGTAAATTAGGTAAAAGTCTTTCTATTTTATTTGCTATCATGTGTGTAGGAGGTTCTTTTGGTGGAGGAAACATGTTTCAAGTAAACCAAGCTTTTAAATTGTTTGAATACGTTACAGGAGGAGAGCAAAGTTTTATTTATGGAAAAGGATGGTTATTTGGATTAATCATGGCAATATTTGCAGGAATTGTTATTATAGGAGGTATAAAAAAAATAGCAAAAGTTACAGATAAAATTGTACCAATTATGGTAGTTGTATATGTACTGGCAGTTATAACTATTTTAGTAATGAACTACACACAAATACCAAATGCTATCAATCAAATTATTCAAGGAGCATTTAATCCTAATGGTATTGCAGGAGGTGTTATTGGAGTGATGATTCAAGGGTTTCGTCGAGGAGCGTTTTCAAATGAAGCAGGTATTGGTTCATCATCAATTGCACATGCTGCAGTAAAAACAAACTATGCTGCAAGTGAAGGATTGGTTGCTTTATTAGAGCCTTTTATAGATACCGTTGTAGTTTGTACTATGACAGCTTTAGCGTTAGTTATTACGGGGCAAATTACAGCAGGAAATCAAGTGTCGTTTGAACAAGGAGCTATTCTTACTTCAAAAGCTCTTGAAAGTGGTATATCATGGTTTCCTTATGTATTAACAGTTGCAGTTATACTATTTGCTTTTTCATCAATGATTTCTTGGTCTTATTACGGATATCAAGCATGGTCTTATTTATTCGGAAGAGAAAAAAGAACGGGAAATGTTTATAAAATCATTTTTTGCATTTTTACTATAATAGGTGCGTCAGCAACATTAAATGCCGTTGTTAACTTTTCAGATGCTATGGTGTTTGCAATGATGGTTCCGAATATGATTGGTTTAGTCTTATTAGCACCTAAAGTAGTTAAAGAGCTTAACCGATATAAAAATGCTATTCAAAATAAATTGTAA
- a CDS encoding PQQ-binding-like beta-propeller repeat protein codes for MKTKLLFLLLLACFIGHAQKEADHSISFDTKISDLYLHNTTGINIVTTAGGVYGVNGENGEKIWEFKESGFITTLNTLGQDGGSAFREIPLSPFGKFGQTIFNIKTGNKIIDNKTNSYKSLFANKYVLGNKAILFFAKTAKTEAKLFLTSIENDKILWESAIKTNKKLGSLLSGAGVYNFIQNENRIAFTAGKTVFLVNKEDGKVLVSEKFDAGKLFFTENKESLIAVENKSSSMIGGAIKAGFTMGLSLLGKKVIGKELIAFDINSGKEVWKKSIKLDEGFVDYQFEDGKLFLIHKDGAKMYDYHTGKEAWRKEFKRKKVKGVEKTDEGYIVYYKNKKHLVDNTGKKIWKKPRKVIQNVDFEVEDEEEFTVLKYDKGTVFVTPYRIEYYQKDEEKRVYKIKLDEKVDKLTFDENNNNLILLSRKKLYIINPDSNLGKDDVKKIDFNDHSKITSVEVRDNGYFINSNWEYVITDPKGNVIKQQYFKQPGEGLRHLKNAIAIAGGATAAGMQVSGIANMSAGGALAGTGAFVGSRNAMDQGMGHFRKGARQHSQGLILGEVSNALWDGNRYNAFKATKNSAFFYTKTEGKKMLLQVNKDSGSTTESYEFNVNKPKYKIDKPSKRIYFRKGKDLKIFSYN; via the coding sequence ATGAAAACAAAATTATTATTTTTATTATTATTAGCCTGTTTTATAGGACATGCTCAAAAAGAAGCTGATCATTCAATATCTTTTGATACTAAAATTTCTGATTTGTACTTACATAATACAACAGGAATTAATATTGTAACAACTGCTGGTGGTGTGTATGGTGTAAATGGTGAGAATGGTGAAAAAATTTGGGAATTTAAAGAGTCAGGTTTTATTACAACTTTAAATACTCTTGGCCAAGATGGAGGATCAGCTTTTAGAGAAATTCCATTATCTCCATTTGGTAAATTTGGTCAAACAATTTTTAATATCAAAACGGGGAACAAAATTATAGATAACAAAACGAACTCTTATAAAAGTTTATTTGCTAATAAATATGTATTAGGTAACAAAGCAATTTTATTTTTTGCTAAAACAGCAAAAACTGAAGCGAAATTATTTTTAACTAGTATTGAAAATGATAAGATTCTTTGGGAAAGCGCTATAAAAACTAATAAAAAATTAGGTAGTCTATTAAGCGGAGCAGGTGTTTATAATTTTATTCAAAATGAAAATAGAATAGCATTTACTGCAGGTAAAACAGTATTTTTAGTTAATAAAGAAGACGGGAAAGTTCTTGTTTCAGAGAAATTTGATGCAGGAAAATTATTTTTCACAGAGAATAAAGAGTCTTTAATTGCTGTAGAAAACAAAAGCAGTTCTATGATTGGAGGAGCAATAAAAGCTGGTTTTACAATGGGGTTATCTTTACTAGGAAAAAAGGTTATTGGTAAAGAGTTAATTGCTTTCGATATAAATTCAGGGAAAGAAGTTTGGAAGAAATCTATAAAATTGGATGAAGGTTTTGTTGATTATCAGTTTGAAGATGGAAAGCTGTTTCTTATACATAAAGACGGGGCTAAAATGTATGACTACCATACAGGTAAGGAAGCATGGAGAAAAGAATTTAAACGTAAAAAAGTAAAAGGTGTTGAGAAAACCGATGAAGGATACATTGTTTACTATAAAAATAAAAAACATTTAGTTGATAACACAGGGAAGAAAATTTGGAAAAAACCTCGTAAAGTTATTCAAAATGTAGATTTTGAAGTAGAAGATGAGGAAGAGTTTACTGTATTGAAATATGATAAAGGTACAGTTTTCGTAACTCCATATAGAATTGAATACTACCAAAAAGATGAAGAAAAACGTGTTTATAAAATTAAATTAGATGAGAAAGTAGATAAACTTACTTTTGATGAAAATAATAATAACTTAATTTTATTAAGTCGTAAAAAATTATACATTATAAACCCTGATAGCAATTTAGGTAAGGATGATGTTAAAAAAATAGATTTTAATGACCATAGTAAAATAACATCAGTTGAGGTTAGAGATAATGGATATTTTATAAATAGTAATTGGGAATATGTTATTACTGACCCTAAAGGGAATGTGATAAAACAACAATACTTTAAGCAGCCAGGTGAAGGCTTACGTCATCTTAAAAATGCGATAGCTATTGCTGGAGGTGCCACTGCTGCAGGTATGCAAGTTTCAGGTATAGCGAATATGAGTGCAGGAGGTGCACTTGCTGGAACCGGAGCCTTTGTAGGAAGTAGAAACGCAATGGATCAAGGAATGGGTCATTTTAGAAAAGGAGCTAGACAGCATAGTCAAGGTTTAATTCTTGGTGAAGTATCTAATGCCTTATGGGATGGAAATCGTTACAATGCTTTTAAAGCTACCAAAAACAGTGCTTTTTTCTACACAAAAACAGAAGGAAAAAAAATGTTGTTACAAGTTAATAAAGACTCTGGTAGTACTACAGAATCTTATGAGTTTAATGTAAATAAACCTAAATATAAAATTGACAAACCTTCTAAACGTATTTATTTTAGAAAAGGAAAAGATCTAAAAATATTTAGTTACAACTAA
- a CDS encoding cell division ATP-binding protein FtsE, translated as MERPVLHLENADIYQQDNLVLSKINFKLNRGGFYYLIGKTGSGKSSLLKTLYGDLRLQRGLGEIVGFDLKKIEEKDIPFLRRKLGIVFQDFKLLNDRNVFDNLEFVLKATGWKNKMDMKSKIHEVLDKVGMKEKYYKKTFELSGGEQQRVAIARALLNDPELILADEPTGNLDPKTSLEVMELLNEIHQSGKTILMATHDYQLIVKFKQKTIKCEGGELFEVVQQSI; from the coding sequence ATGGAAAGACCTGTCTTACATCTTGAAAATGCAGATATTTATCAACAAGATAATTTAGTATTGTCAAAAATTAATTTCAAATTAAATAGAGGTGGCTTTTATTATTTAATAGGAAAAACAGGAAGCGGAAAAAGTAGCTTACTAAAAACCTTATATGGTGATTTAAGACTGCAACGCGGTTTAGGTGAAATTGTTGGTTTTGATTTAAAAAAAATTGAAGAAAAAGATATTCCTTTCTTACGAAGAAAATTAGGTATCGTTTTTCAAGATTTTAAACTTTTAAACGATCGAAATGTTTTTGATAATTTAGAGTTTGTTTTAAAAGCTACTGGATGGAAAAACAAAATGGATATGAAAAGTAAAATTCATGAAGTTTTAGATAAAGTAGGAATGAAAGAAAAATACTACAAAAAAACTTTTGAACTTTCTGGAGGTGAACAACAAAGAGTTGCAATAGCAAGAGCTTTATTAAATGACCCTGAATTAATTTTAGCTGACGAACCTACCGGAAACTTAGATCCTAAAACATCATTGGAGGTTATGGAACTACTAAATGAAATTCATCAAAGTGGTAAAACAATATTAATGGCTACTCACGATTATCAACTAATTGTAAAATTTAAGCAAAAAACAATTAAATGTGAAGGAGGAGAACTGTTTGAAGTAGTACAACAATCTATTTAA